From a region of the Tenggerimyces flavus genome:
- a CDS encoding ABC transporter ATP-binding protein — MISAHDLTKTYTFHQQTAGLAGALKSLVKRKYETRLAVDQITFGIERGEVVGLLGPNGAGKTTTLKMLSGLLYITSGELQVLGFKPSDRKHDYLRRIALVMGQKTMLWWDVPAMESLLLHKDMYGLSTKEFERNVDELAELLDVKDLLNVQVRKTSLGERMKLELMAALVHGPEILFLDEPTIGLDVVAKARVREFLGEVNKVRGTTILVTSHDMDDIEALCSRVMIIDHGRLQYDGGLEELVRTARPRKLVRATYAEPIDGATLATLEGLTEIEGDSRVVKLEVERDQTGELLERLSRLGPLVDLDVADADIEEIMRDLFLREGKR; from the coding sequence GTGATCTCTGCGCACGATCTCACCAAGACCTACACGTTCCACCAACAGACCGCCGGCCTCGCCGGCGCGCTCAAGAGCCTGGTCAAGCGCAAGTACGAGACCAGGCTGGCCGTCGACCAGATCACGTTCGGGATCGAGCGCGGCGAGGTCGTCGGCCTGCTCGGCCCGAACGGCGCCGGCAAGACCACCACACTGAAGATGCTCTCGGGCCTGCTCTACATCACCTCCGGTGAGTTGCAGGTGCTCGGCTTCAAGCCGAGCGATCGCAAGCACGACTACCTCCGCCGCATCGCGCTCGTCATGGGCCAGAAGACGATGCTGTGGTGGGACGTGCCGGCGATGGAGAGTCTCCTTCTGCACAAGGACATGTACGGCCTTTCGACCAAGGAGTTCGAGCGGAACGTCGACGAGCTCGCGGAGCTGCTCGACGTCAAGGACCTGCTGAACGTCCAAGTACGCAAGACCTCTCTCGGTGAGCGCATGAAGCTCGAGCTGATGGCAGCGCTCGTGCACGGCCCGGAGATCCTGTTCCTGGACGAGCCGACGATCGGCCTTGACGTGGTCGCGAAGGCCCGCGTGCGCGAGTTCCTCGGCGAGGTGAACAAGGTCCGCGGCACCACGATCCTCGTCACCAGCCACGACATGGACGACATCGAGGCGCTCTGCTCGCGGGTGATGATCATCGACCACGGGCGGCTGCAGTACGACGGCGGGCTGGAGGAGCTCGTTCGTACGGCCAGGCCGCGCAAGCTCGTCCGGGCGACGTACGCGGAACCCATCGACGGGGCCACGCTCGCGACCCTCGAAGGGCTGACCGAGATCGAGGGCGACAGCCGCGTCGTCAAGCTCGAGGTCGAACGGGACCAGACGGGCGAGCTGCTGGAGCGACTCAGCAGACTCGGCCCACTCGTCGACCTCGACGTCGCCGACGCGGACATCGAGGAGATCATGCGCGACCTCTTCCTGCGGGAGGGGAAGCGATGA
- a CDS encoding ABC transporter permease produces MNTLMRNVRVLKRMTSADLSQAMVYRGAWLLFMAANITVPIISLLIWRTVIANGAKLPIDERYITTYFVLLSFVTMATSSWLTGFLANDIRLGKLSSWMVRPASLLVGFVANNVTEKILKTVALVPMIGVLWWIFRDSMNIPAGVGRWLLFAVSVALGAMLVFTIDILIGSLAFWMDDVTALAQARTTIANVLSGAVVPLALMPDWSRGFVDFQPFRFTVSFPVEIVAGNLSSSDLLVGLAVQLGYVVVLGLFARLVWTSGLKSYSAVGA; encoded by the coding sequence ATGAACACCCTCATGCGCAACGTCCGTGTCCTGAAGAGGATGACGTCGGCCGACCTCTCCCAGGCGATGGTCTACCGCGGCGCCTGGCTGCTGTTCATGGCCGCCAACATCACGGTGCCGATCATCTCGTTGCTGATCTGGCGAACGGTGATCGCCAACGGCGCGAAGCTCCCCATCGACGAGCGCTACATCACGACCTACTTCGTGCTGCTGAGCTTCGTCACGATGGCGACGTCGTCGTGGCTGACAGGCTTCCTCGCCAACGACATCCGGCTCGGCAAGCTGTCCAGCTGGATGGTGCGGCCGGCATCGTTGCTGGTCGGGTTCGTCGCGAACAACGTCACCGAGAAGATCCTCAAGACCGTCGCGCTCGTGCCGATGATCGGCGTGCTCTGGTGGATCTTCCGCGACTCGATGAACATCCCCGCGGGGGTCGGCAGATGGCTGCTCTTCGCGGTCAGCGTCGCACTCGGCGCGATGCTGGTGTTCACGATCGACATCCTGATCGGCTCGCTCGCGTTCTGGATGGACGACGTGACCGCGCTCGCGCAGGCCCGCACGACCATCGCGAACGTGCTGTCCGGTGCGGTCGTGCCGCTCGCGTTGATGCCGGACTGGTCGCGCGGCTTCGTCGACTTCCAGCCGTTCCGGTTCACCGTCTCGTTCCCGGTCGAGATCGTCGCCGGCAACCTGTCGAGCTCGGATCTGCTTGTGGGGTTGGCCGTTCAGCTCGGCTACGTGGTCGTCCTCGGCCTGTTCGCCCGGCTCGTCTGGACGAGTGGGCTCAAGTCGTACTCGGCGGTGGGGGCGTGA